A genomic segment from Microbacterium sp. SORGH_AS_0428 encodes:
- a CDS encoding ATPase, T2SS/T4P/T4SS family, producing the protein MSPSSGLRDAMPAEATLAERVRARLRADGVDPTRDPEAGERLARAEVRRHNDAALARGAATLDDEDASVRGVIATVAGYGPLQPFLYDPEVEEVWINAPDRVFVAREGRSERTSVVLTEAQVRELVERMLHATGRRVDLSQPFVDASLPDGSRLHVVVR; encoded by the coding sequence ATGTCACCGTCATCCGGTCTTCGCGATGCGATGCCCGCCGAGGCAACGCTCGCCGAGCGGGTGCGGGCGCGTCTGCGTGCCGACGGCGTCGACCCCACGAGGGATCCCGAGGCGGGGGAGCGGTTGGCTCGCGCCGAGGTGCGCCGACACAACGATGCGGCGCTCGCGAGGGGCGCGGCAACTCTCGACGACGAAGACGCATCCGTCCGTGGTGTGATCGCGACCGTCGCCGGCTACGGACCTCTCCAGCCCTTCCTCTACGACCCGGAGGTCGAGGAGGTCTGGATCAACGCACCCGATCGGGTGTTCGTGGCTCGCGAGGGTCGCTCTGAGCGCACCAGCGTCGTGCTCACCGAGGCCCAGGTGAGGGAGCTCGTCGAGCGCATGCTGCACGCGACGGGACGACGTGTCGATCTGAGTCAGCCGTTCGTCGACGCGTCGCTTCCTGACGGCAGCCGGCTGCACGTGGTTGTGCGCTAA